A stretch of Clostridium sp. BJN0001 DNA encodes these proteins:
- a CDS encoding ACT domain-containing protein, with protein sequence MNGNYLVIDKTVLPDVFEKVLDTKKLLKSGKVKEITEAVKITGISRSVYYKYKEYVFDFSESSEGRKITINVYIKNEKGVLSNISKYISKKGGNILTIYQGLPLNGRTNIIITIDISTFNGDIKTLTEDIEKVKYVEKVEFLGME encoded by the coding sequence ATGAACGGAAATTATTTAGTTATAGATAAAACTGTACTTCCAGATGTTTTTGAAAAAGTACTTGATACAAAAAAGCTATTAAAAAGCGGTAAAGTTAAAGAAATAACTGAAGCTGTTAAAATAACTGGAATAAGCAGAAGTGTTTATTATAAATATAAGGAGTATGTTTTTGATTTTTCAGAATCTTCAGAAGGAAGAAAAATTACAATAAATGTATATATAAAAAATGAAAAAGGAGTTTTATCAAATATAAGTAAATATATTTCAAAAAAAGGTGGAAATATACTGACAATATATCAAGGCTTGCCACTTAATGGTAGAACCAACATAATAATAACAATAGATATATCAACTTTTAATGGTGATATAAAAACTTTAACAGAAGATATAGAAAAAGTTAAATATGTAGAAAAAGTAGAGTTCCTTGGTATGGAGTGA
- a CDS encoding DUF3867 domain-containing protein yields MSEIIDFNEIKNKVKEQDVDKFEDYVYSMYYKMESGSLNMGEFSQNIVKYMQENNISQEKFIQIQKKILERYGLDPENFEKQIKMAGIDLNSIASDSNYQSIRKAVSFKEKYDDKVKDKQISEYFIKNDKNDIKIVLDGENVFIISDKNIDIKDVELNEFLCSYKKVRKDKMLKINICENKREYNY; encoded by the coding sequence ATGAGTGAGATAATTGACTTTAATGAAATAAAGAATAAGGTTAAAGAGCAGGATGTTGATAAATTTGAAGATTATGTTTATTCAATGTATTATAAAATGGAATCTGGAAGTCTAAATATGGGAGAATTTTCACAAAATATAGTAAAATACATGCAGGAGAATAATATATCACAGGAAAAATTTATTCAAATACAAAAGAAAATTCTTGAAAGATATGGACTTGATCCAGAAAATTTTGAAAAACAGATTAAGATGGCAGGAATTGATTTAAATTCTATAGCATCTGATTCAAATTATCAATCAATTAGAAAAGCGGTTAGTTTTAAGGAAAAATATGATGATAAAGTGAAAGATAAGCAGATATCTGAATATTTTATAAAAAATGATAAAAATGATATTAAAATTGTTTTAGATGGGGAAAATGTATTTATTATAAGTGATAAAAATATAGACATTAAGGATGTTGAATTAAATGAATTTTTATGTTCTTATAAAAAAGTAAGAAAAGATAAGATGCTTAAAATAAATATTTGTGAAAACAAAAGGGAATATAATTATTAA
- a CDS encoding undecaprenyl diphosphate synthase family protein, which translates to MHRLKHIGIIPDGNRRWAAKNNLSKDRGYSHGIIPGYTIFKLCQKENIEEVTFFGFTTDNTKRPAIQKQSFTKACIDSVNVLTKENCEILVVGNSNSDCFPKELKEFTERKKFGSGGIKVNFLINYGWKWDLSKIRTNSLSIEKSIASKDISRIDMIIRWGGRKRLSGFLPVQSVYSDFYSVEDYWPDFKEKDFYDALKWYEDQDITLGG; encoded by the coding sequence ATGCATAGATTAAAACATATAGGTATAATTCCTGATGGGAATAGAAGATGGGCCGCTAAAAATAATCTTTCAAAAGACAGGGGGTATTCACACGGAATAATTCCAGGATACACTATATTTAAGTTATGCCAAAAAGAAAACATAGAAGAAGTTACATTTTTTGGTTTTACAACCGATAATACAAAAAGACCTGCTATTCAGAAACAATCTTTTACAAAAGCTTGTATAGATTCTGTTAATGTTCTTACTAAGGAAAACTGTGAAATATTAGTTGTTGGGAATTCTAATTCAGATTGTTTTCCAAAAGAGCTAAAAGAATTTACAGAAAGAAAAAAATTTGGAAGTGGAGGAATAAAAGTTAATTTTTTAATAAACTATGGATGGAAATGGGATTTAAGCAAAATAAGAACAAATTCATTAAGTATTGAAAAATCTATCGCTTCAAAAGACATATCAAGAATTGATATGATAATAAGATGGGGAGGTAGAAAAAGATTAAGTGGCTTTTTGCCAGTTCAATCAGTTTATTCGGATTTTTATAGTGTCGAAGATTACTGGCCTGATTTTAAAGAGAAAGATTTTTATGATGCACTAAAATGGTATGAAGATCAAGATATTACTTTAGGAGGCTGA
- the thrC gene encoding threonine synthase: MKFRSTRGAEESISAAKAIINGLSKDGGLYVPDKFPEIYDSLKKDTVISYEDLAFEVIKEYFTDIPEEDLKGAIHDAYNGRFSVSVKNNFLELYHGPTCAFKDAALLFLPQIMRRAKRLLNVKEEITILTATSGDTGKAALEGFSNVDGFKVAVYYPKHGVSPIQERQMVSQKGSNVEVIGIEGNFDDAQTGVKKIFGDTDFKDSLAKKGYILSSANSINIGRLVPQIVYYFYGYFALVNQGKVKLDEKINVVVPTGNFGNILAGFYAKKMGLPIDKLICASNENKVLTDFFSSGTYDKRRELVLTESPSMDILVSSNLERLLYEASSRDAVKTKEFMDKLFEEGSYKITDEMEEFIKDFYGDYAIEDEVHESIKEIFNDKNYLIDTHTAVAYSVWKKYVKNTGDDKEALILSTASPFKFPRSICNSLDISVDKLNDFDVLEKLSKDTKNEIPKNLAGLKNAEVLHKTVCEKNEMKKALLEFLK; this comes from the coding sequence ATGAAATTTAGAAGCACTAGAGGTGCAGAAGAAAGCATCTCTGCAGCAAAAGCAATAATTAATGGATTATCAAAAGATGGAGGTCTTTATGTACCTGATAAATTTCCTGAAATATATGATTCATTAAAAAAAGATACTGTTATAAGTTATGAAGATCTTGCATTTGAAGTTATAAAAGAGTATTTTACAGATATTCCAGAAGAAGATCTAAAAGGGGCAATTCATGATGCTTATAATGGAAGATTCAGTGTTTCAGTTAAGAATAACTTTTTAGAGTTATATCATGGACCAACATGTGCATTTAAGGATGCAGCACTTCTTTTCCTTCCACAGATTATGAGAAGAGCTAAAAGACTTTTAAATGTTAAAGAAGAAATAACAATTTTAACAGCTACATCAGGAGATACTGGTAAAGCAGCTCTTGAAGGTTTTAGTAATGTAGATGGATTTAAAGTAGCTGTCTATTATCCAAAACATGGAGTTAGCCCAATTCAGGAAAGACAGATGGTAAGCCAAAAGGGATCAAATGTCGAAGTAATAGGAATAGAGGGAAACTTTGATGATGCACAGACAGGAGTAAAAAAAATATTTGGGGACACAGATTTTAAGGATTCTTTAGCAAAAAAAGGATATATTTTATCATCTGCAAATTCGATAAATATAGGAAGACTTGTACCTCAAATAGTATATTATTTTTATGGATATTTTGCACTTGTAAATCAAGGAAAAGTTAAGTTAGATGAAAAAATAAATGTTGTAGTTCCAACTGGTAATTTTGGAAATATTTTAGCAGGATTTTATGCTAAGAAAATGGGACTTCCAATAGACAAATTAATTTGTGCATCTAATGAAAATAAAGTTTTAACTGATTTCTTTAGTTCAGGAACATATGATAAGAGAAGAGAATTGGTTTTGACAGAATCTCCTTCTATGGATATTTTGGTATCATCTAATCTTGAAAGATTATTATATGAAGCTTCTTCACGAGATGCAGTTAAGACAAAAGAATTTATGGATAAGTTATTTGAAGAAGGAAGCTATAAAATAACAGATGAAATGGAAGAATTTATAAAAGACTTTTATGGAGATTATGCTATAGAAGATGAAGTTCATGAATCTATAAAAGAAATATTTAATGATAAAAATTATTTAATTGATACCCATACTGCAGTTGCATATTCTGTATGGAAAAAATATGTTAAAAATACAGGTGATGATAAAGAGGCACTTATACTTTCTACAGCAAGTCCATTTAAATTTCCAAGAAGTATCTGTAATTCTTTAGATATATCAGTTGATAAATTAAATGATTTTGATGTTTTAGAAAAACTTTCAAAAGATACTAAAAATGAGATACCAAAGAATCTTGCAGGACTTAAAAATGCTGAAGTTTTACATAAAACAGTATGTGAAAAGAATGAAATGAAAAAAGCATTACTTGAATTTTTAAAATAG
- the hisZ gene encoding ATP phosphoribosyltransferase regulatory subunit — translation MNKRNMLPEGTRDIILDDCIIKRTLERKIDDLFKSWGYSEIVTPTLEFYETFNNKVSLNEEDMYKFFDNKGHILVLRPDMTIPIARVMQTKLKDEKLPVKMRYSSNVFRVHESLLGKRNEFTDCGVENIGSSDIESDFEMIVLALEALKNLGLKNFKLEIGNIGFFKSVLKSVDIGDDEKKKLASLIQNKSLKNLEDYLDSLNISEEYKRFFNKLPWMFGGREILNEAKKLVFNRELKENLDYLEDIYNNVEKMGYGENVTFDLGLVLRLNYYTGIIFRGYCDKVGDTILRGGRYDKLIKIKDKYVPSVGFSITVDSLIENMKESGTYKKEEKVILYYNPDKKIEAVNKSNELRKNGQIVSMISSNYISDFKIVKGVEK, via the coding sequence ATGAACAAAAGGAATATGCTTCCGGAAGGAACAAGAGACATTATACTTGATGATTGTATAATTAAAAGGACGCTAGAGAGAAAAATAGATGATTTATTTAAAAGCTGGGGATATAGCGAAATAGTAACACCTACACTTGAATTTTATGAAACTTTTAATAATAAGGTTAGTCTTAATGAAGAAGATATGTACAAATTTTTTGATAATAAAGGACATATTTTAGTATTAAGACCTGATATGACAATTCCAATAGCAAGAGTTATGCAGACTAAATTAAAAGACGAAAAACTTCCTGTAAAAATGAGATATTCGTCTAATGTTTTTAGAGTTCATGAGAGTCTTTTAGGAAAAAGAAACGAATTTACTGATTGTGGAGTAGAAAATATAGGTAGCAGTGATATTGAAAGTGATTTTGAGATGATAGTTTTAGCACTTGAAGCTCTAAAGAATCTGGGACTTAAAAATTTTAAACTTGAAATTGGAAATATTGGATTTTTTAAAAGCGTACTTAAAAGTGTTGATATAGGTGATGATGAGAAGAAAAAGCTCGCATCATTAATTCAGAATAAAAGTCTTAAAAATCTTGAAGATTATTTGGATAGTTTAAATATAAGTGAAGAGTATAAAAGATTTTTTAATAAGCTTCCATGGATGTTTGGTGGAAGAGAGATATTAAATGAAGCTAAAAAGCTTGTATTTAATAGAGAACTTAAAGAAAATCTAGATTATCTTGAAGATATATATAACAATGTTGAAAAAATGGGGTATGGAGAAAATGTTACATTTGATCTTGGATTAGTGCTTAGATTAAATTATTATACAGGAATTATTTTCAGAGGATATTGTGATAAAGTTGGGGATACTATTTTAAGAGGCGGGAGATATGATAAGCTTATAAAAATAAAAGATAAATATGTTCCATCTGTAGGTTTTTCAATAACTGTAGATTCTCTTATTGAAAATATGAAAGAAAGTGGAACATATAAAAAAGAAGAAAAAGTTATCTTATATTATAATCCAGATAAAAAAATTGAAGCCGTTAATAAAAGCAATGAGCTTAGAAAAAATGGTCAGATTGTAAGTATGATATCAAGTAATTATATTTCAGATTTTAAGATTGTAAAAGGGGTTGAAAAGTAA
- the hisB gene encoding imidazoleglycerol-phosphate dehydratase HisB — protein sequence MSQRYASIERNTNETKIKFEIDLDGEGKADVKSGIGFLDHMLNLFAFHSRTNINLRCDGDLYVCDHHSIEDIGIAMGLAFKEALKDKKGINRYGSFFIPMDETLAFSSIDISGRPYLVFDCSFNREKVGEMSTEMTEEFFRAFAMNSGVTLHLKVLYGSNDHHKIEALFKAFARSIKEAKEIKDGDAVPSTKGVL from the coding sequence ATGAGTCAAAGATATGCAAGTATTGAAAGAAATACGAATGAAACAAAAATTAAATTTGAAATAGATCTTGATGGTGAAGGAAAAGCAGATGTAAAAAGTGGTATAGGCTTTTTAGATCATATGCTTAATCTTTTTGCATTTCACAGTAGAACTAATATTAATTTAAGATGTGATGGAGATCTTTATGTATGTGATCATCATTCTATAGAAGATATAGGAATTGCAATGGGATTAGCATTTAAAGAAGCTCTTAAAGATAAAAAAGGAATTAATAGATATGGAAGCTTTTTTATACCAATGGATGAAACTCTTGCGTTTTCATCTATTGATATAAGTGGTAGACCATATTTAGTATTTGACTGCAGTTTTAATCGTGAAAAAGTAGGAGAAATGTCTACTGAAATGACAGAAGAATTTTTTAGAGCTTTTGCAATGAATTCAGGAGTAACACTTCATCTTAAAGTTTTATATGGGTCAAATGATCATCATAAAATAGAAGCACTTTTTAAAGCATTTGCAAGATCGATAAAAGAAGCCAAAGAGATAAAAGATGGGGATGCAGTTCCATCAACTAAAGGAGTTCTCTAA
- a CDS encoding alpha/beta hydrolase, which translates to MKKILNKKFLYIFSIILIILSSTIFLIRHKINLSYKIISKYIILYKTEKQTNFKDISASTLNDINIKDIKYKETSGVSLNLDIYSPTKEVYRSSPVLIFIHGGSWAYGDKSLPDTLLPIFDTFRECGYTVISVDYQLMREKENFEKQISDVKDVIRWVYKNKNTYNFNTSEIGLLGISSGAHLALMAGYSDSSSFTDDPSLRTYPSKVKYIIDFSGPTDLSLLDTTNLNYDLKKIFDSIDDTDEVMSKYNPINYINKDTPDTLIIHSKNDSFVPYLSSEKLYKRCTLEDNVSAKLITLNDAEHDLSSISKNDIISLSKGLIYFILKNSPF; encoded by the coding sequence ATGAAAAAAATATTAAATAAAAAATTTTTATATATTTTTAGTATAATTCTAATAATATTATCTTCTACTATATTTTTAATTCGGCATAAGATAAATCTTTCATATAAAATAATATCTAAATACATTATTTTATATAAAACCGAGAAACAAACCAATTTTAAAGATATATCTGCAAGTACTTTAAATGATATTAACATTAAAGATATTAAATATAAGGAAACTTCTGGAGTTTCTTTAAATCTTGATATATACAGTCCAACAAAAGAAGTCTATAGATCCTCTCCTGTATTAATATTTATACATGGAGGAAGTTGGGCTTACGGTGATAAATCACTTCCTGATACACTACTTCCAATATTTGATACCTTTAGAGAATGTGGATATACTGTTATAAGTGTAGATTATCAGCTTATGAGAGAAAAAGAAAATTTTGAAAAACAAATATCAGACGTTAAAGATGTTATAAGATGGGTTTATAAAAATAAAAACACTTATAATTTTAACACATCAGAAATAGGACTTCTTGGAATATCATCTGGGGCTCATCTTGCTCTTATGGCAGGTTACAGCGATAGTTCCTCTTTTACTGATGATCCTTCGCTTAGAACTTATCCTTCAAAGGTAAAATACATTATAGATTTTTCAGGTCCTACTGATTTAAGTCTCTTAGATACCACAAATCTAAATTATGATTTAAAAAAGATATTTGATTCAATTGATGACACTGATGAAGTAATGTCTAAATATAATCCTATAAACTATATAAATAAAGATACTCCAGATACTTTAATAATTCATAGTAAAAATGATTCTTTTGTACCATATCTTTCTTCCGAAAAATTATATAAAAGATGTACTCTTGAAGATAACGTATCTGCAAAGCTTATAACACTTAATGATGCAGAACATGATTTATCAAGTATTTCAAAAAATGATATAATATCTCTTTCAAAAGGACTTATATATTTCATATTAAAAAATTCACCATTTTAA
- a CDS encoding methyl-accepting chemotaxis protein, with product MKTKSIKNKILMSVLPIVSIVCIILAAYAYIIVRKSLIEKSSDMLQEIARVASNEVDNAIEKDLAVIESASKDTNFINNGEITLEDLDELKNMVESKEFYNSGIVYEDGSIHYIDGSIIDIRDRDFFKEAMNGKSFVSKPFISRIDRRVIVAMSSPIEVNGNVVGAVVGLKSGSEYSTITNKINVLDAGSAFMVSSDGTLIASKDTDKVLDQYNLLDDQNLSKICTNMAQGQTGIETYVDENKNKQYVSYAPVSDKGWSLAVQIDENTLLSQVKKILIATVIIAVIGIALVIYFTYRITNKISKNIENIKSSLEVINSGDFTVELDENGLKDNTEIGSMNRAIEGTIDKMGVIFLNMKKNSTTINDESTNLASISEELLALTNNISEAIGEVAKGNTSQASDLTSITGELNEFSTSMNEMNSDIKKINVHVKDVGTKSQTSNKELNKIAQVLQELNQNFDRFINSLNNMNKDVNEVNKMTDFINQISEQTNLLALNAAIEAARAGDAGKGFAVVAEEIRKLAEASKESAGKINNVIKNVLDGTSEMVDKASIMQKGMNKQNDVINSSLKAFKDINKNIDIIVPKIESTVENFDNLDSKKNNIMEKIENVSSVSEEISATSEEIAASSEELTKAGDEVANSAMELTKATDSMNKKLSAFKVK from the coding sequence ATGAAAACAAAATCAATAAAAAACAAGATACTAATGAGTGTTCTTCCAATTGTAAGTATTGTATGTATTATTTTAGCTGCATATGCTTATATAATTGTTAGAAAGTCACTTATAGAAAAGTCGTCTGATATGCTTCAAGAAATTGCAAGGGTAGCTTCTAATGAAGTAGATAATGCTATAGAAAAAGATTTAGCTGTAATTGAATCAGCATCAAAGGATACTAATTTTATTAATAATGGGGAAATAACGTTAGAAGATTTAGACGAATTAAAAAACATGGTTGAATCAAAAGAATTTTATAATTCTGGAATAGTTTATGAAGATGGTAGTATACATTATATTGATGGATCTATTATTGATATAAGAGATAGAGACTTTTTTAAAGAGGCAATGAACGGTAAATCTTTTGTCAGCAAACCGTTTATCAGTAGGATAGATAGAAGAGTAATTGTAGCAATGTCAAGCCCTATAGAAGTTAATGGAAATGTAGTTGGCGCAGTTGTTGGACTTAAAAGTGGGAGTGAGTATTCAACTATTACAAATAAGATAAATGTTTTAGATGCAGGTTCTGCATTTATGGTTTCGTCTGATGGAACTTTAATTGCAAGTAAGGATACAGATAAAGTATTAGATCAGTATAACCTTTTAGATGATCAAAATTTATCTAAAATATGCACAAATATGGCACAGGGACAGACTGGTATAGAAACTTATGTTGATGAAAATAAAAATAAACAATATGTTTCTTATGCACCAGTTTCAGATAAAGGATGGTCACTTGCTGTTCAAATTGATGAAAATACACTTTTATCGCAAGTAAAGAAAATTCTGATAGCGACAGTTATTATAGCAGTAATAGGAATTGCTCTTGTTATATATTTTACTTATAGAATTACAAATAAAATTTCAAAGAATATTGAAAACATAAAATCATCTCTTGAAGTAATAAATTCTGGGGACTTTACAGTAGAACTTGATGAAAATGGATTAAAAGATAATACTGAAATAGGAAGTATGAATAGGGCAATTGAAGGCACTATAGATAAAATGGGAGTTATCTTTTTAAATATGAAAAAGAACTCAACTACTATAAATGATGAATCTACAAATCTTGCATCTATATCAGAAGAGCTTTTAGCTTTAACAAATAATATATCAGAGGCTATAGGTGAGGTTGCAAAAGGAAATACAAGTCAGGCATCTGATTTAACATCAATAACTGGTGAGTTAAATGAATTTTCAACAAGTATGAATGAGATGAATTCTGATATTAAAAAAATAAATGTTCATGTTAAAGATGTTGGCACAAAATCTCAGACAAGCAATAAAGAACTTAATAAGATTGCTCAGGTGCTTCAGGAATTAAATCAAAATTTTGATAGGTTTATTAATTCGTTAAATAACATGAATAAGGATGTAAATGAAGTTAATAAAATGACAGATTTTATTAATCAAATATCTGAACAGACTAATCTTTTAGCTCTTAATGCAGCAATTGAAGCAGCAAGGGCTGGAGATGCAGGGAAAGGATTTGCAGTTGTAGCTGAAGAAATAAGAAAACTTGCAGAAGCATCTAAAGAATCAGCAGGAAAAATTAATAATGTAATTAAAAATGTTTTAGACGGAACAAGTGAGATGGTTGATAAAGCATCTATAATGCAAAAAGGTATGAATAAGCAAAATGATGTTATAAATAGTTCTTTAAAGGCATTTAAAGATATCAATAAAAACATAGACATAATAGTACCTAAAATTGAATCAACAGTAGAAAATTTTGATAATCTTGATTCAAAGAAAAACAATATCATGGAAAAGATTGAGAATGTATCTTCAGTTTCAGAAGAAATTTCTGCAACTTCAGAAGAAATTGCAGCATCTTCAGAGGAACTTACAAAAGCAGGTGATGAAGTTGCAAATTCTGCAATGGAACTTACAAAAGCAACAGATTCTATGAATAAAAAACTTTCTGCCTTTAAAGTAAAATAA
- the hisG gene encoding ATP phosphoribosyltransferase, translating to MSISIALTKGRLEKETIKILKKAEYDPSEMINKGRKLVFKDKKADIKYFLVKAADSITYVEHGVADIGIVGKDTILESSDGFYEVLDLGFGKCKFIVASLPQNDIFKKVGHIKIGSKYPTVAKEYFKKMNMDVEVIKIEGSVELAPILGLCDAIVDIMETGTTLKENGLVVFDTVCDISARLIVNKASFKMKQKEIESFIQKIKNVID from the coding sequence ATGAGCATAAGCATTGCACTAACTAAGGGAAGACTTGAAAAAGAAACAATTAAGATTCTTAAAAAGGCAGAATATGATCCTTCTGAAATGATAAACAAGGGTAGAAAACTTGTTTTTAAAGATAAGAAAGCTGATATAAAGTATTTTTTAGTAAAAGCTGCTGATTCAATTACGTATGTTGAACATGGAGTTGCAGATATTGGAATTGTAGGAAAAGATACAATATTAGAGAGCTCAGATGGTTTTTATGAAGTACTTGATTTGGGATTTGGGAAATGCAAATTTATTGTAGCCTCTCTTCCACAAAATGATATATTTAAAAAAGTAGGGCATATAAAAATTGGCAGTAAGTATCCAACAGTTGCAAAAGAGTACTTTAAAAAAATGAATATGGACGTAGAGGTTATAAAGATAGAGGGTTCTGTAGAACTTGCACCAATTTTAGGTCTCTGTGATGCAATAGTAGATATTATGGAAACTGGAACTACATTAAAAGAGAATGGGCTAGTAGTATTTGATACTGTATGTGATATAAGTGCAAGACTTATAGTAAATAAAGCAAGTTTTAAAATGAAGCAAAAAGAAATAGAAAGCTTTATTCAAAAAATAAAAAATGTTATAGATTAA
- the hisD gene encoding histidinol dehydrogenase: MLSLMELNNDNKNELIKKLQSRMQETDEKVIESVNYIINKVRNDGDKALFEFTEKFDNVKLDSLLVTEEELDKCFDKVEDKFIEAITQAKENIEYYHKKQKSNGYILTKEDGVFLGQRVLPLNRVGVYVPGGTAAYPSSVLMNIVPAKVAGVSEIVMVTPPDKNGGINPYIGVTAKIAGAKKIYKIGGAQAIAALAYGTESLKKVDKIVGPGNIFVATAKKLVFGQVDIDMIAGPSEILVVADEKSDPSFVAADLMSQAEHDKLASSILVTTSKDLYKKVENELEKQVKTLGREEIIRESLKNFGKAIICSSIDECIDISNEVAPEHLELMIDDPMLYLGKVKNAGSVFLGRYCPEPVGDYFGGTNHVLPTSGTARFFSPLSVDSFIKKSSFLCYSEKAIRENGEKIITLADKEGLTAHANSIKVRLK; the protein is encoded by the coding sequence ATGCTAAGTTTAATGGAATTAAATAATGATAATAAAAATGAACTTATAAAAAAACTTCAGTCAAGAATGCAGGAGACTGATGAAAAAGTTATAGAGAGCGTAAATTATATAATAAATAAAGTTAGAAATGATGGAGATAAAGCACTTTTTGAATTTACAGAAAAATTCGATAATGTTAAGCTAGACTCTCTTTTAGTAACAGAAGAAGAATTAGACAAATGTTTTGATAAAGTTGAAGATAAATTCATTGAAGCAATAACGCAGGCAAAAGAAAATATAGAGTATTATCACAAAAAACAAAAATCAAATGGATATATTTTAACAAAAGAGGATGGGGTGTTTTTAGGACAGAGAGTGCTTCCATTAAATAGAGTTGGTGTATATGTTCCAGGAGGTACAGCAGCTTATCCTTCATCAGTTCTTATGAATATTGTACCTGCAAAAGTAGCAGGAGTTAGTGAAATTGTTATGGTGACACCACCTGATAAAAATGGTGGAATTAATCCTTATATAGGAGTTACAGCTAAAATAGCTGGAGCAAAAAAAATATATAAGATTGGAGGAGCACAAGCTATAGCTGCTTTAGCATATGGAACTGAATCATTAAAGAAAGTAGATAAAATAGTAGGCCCTGGAAATATATTTGTTGCAACTGCAAAAAAACTAGTATTCGGACAGGTTGATATTGATATGATAGCTGGACCATCTGAAATACTTGTTGTTGCTGATGAAAAATCTGATCCATCATTTGTTGCAGCAGATTTAATGAGTCAGGCTGAACATGATAAACTTGCATCTTCTATATTAGTAACTACATCAAAAGATCTTTATAAAAAAGTTGAAAATGAACTTGAAAAACAGGTAAAAACACTAGGGAGAGAAGAGATTATAAGGGAATCATTAAAAAATTTTGGAAAAGCTATAATATGCAGCAGTATCGATGAATGTATAGATATATCAAATGAAGTTGCACCTGAACACTTAGAACTTATGATAGATGATCCAATGCTTTATTTAGGAAAAGTAAAAAATGCAGGATCAGTATTTTTGGGAAGATATTGTCCTGAACCAGTAGGAGACTATTTTGGAGGCACAAATCACGTCCTTCCAACAAGCGGAACTGCAAGATTTTTCTCGCCACTCTCAGTAGATAGTTTTATCAAAAAATCATCATTTTTATGTTACTCAGAAAAAGCTATTAGAGAAAATGGAGAGAAGATAATAACTTTAGCTGATAAAGAAGGACTTACAGCACATGCTAATTCTATAAAAGTAAGATTAAAATAG
- the thrB gene encoding homoserine kinase gives MIRVKVPATSANMGPGFDSIGIALNLYNEFLFEKTENRLEFFGIPEEFCNENNIIYKAVKYCFDRANEPICNLRITEKNQFVPISRGLGSSSTCIIAGLIGANRMLNNRFSIDDLLEMAVNIEGHPDNVAPALLGGMVVSASSNNKTFYDKVNVKEGLKFVSIIPNFRLETEKARKVLPKEIPLKSGVFNESRAALLVAAMANGKFDLLKTACDDSFHQKFRASLIKGFDEVYNKAYDLNAYACYLSGAGPTIMAIISEDNKDFTKNMIEFLNKMNFKWTVKELMIDLNGAQVEGDF, from the coding sequence ATGATAAGAGTAAAAGTACCAGCTACATCAGCTAATATGGGACCTGGATTTGACTCTATCGGAATTGCACTCAATCTGTATAATGAGTTTTTATTTGAAAAAACAGAAAATAGATTAGAGTTTTTTGGAATTCCAGAGGAATTCTGCAATGAAAATAACATAATTTATAAAGCTGTAAAGTATTGTTTTGATAGAGCAAATGAACCTATATGTAATCTTAGGATTACAGAAAAAAATCAATTTGTTCCTATTTCAAGGGGACTTGGATCTAGCTCAACATGTATTATTGCAGGACTTATTGGAGCAAATAGAATGCTTAATAATAGATTTAGTATAGATGATCTATTAGAGATGGCTGTTAATATAGAAGGACATCCAGACAATGTTGCTCCAGCACTTCTTGGAGGAATGGTTGTATCGGCGTCTTCTAATAATAAAACATTTTATGATAAAGTAAATGTAAAAGAAGGTTTAAAATTTGTATCAATTATTCCTAATTTTAGACTTGAAACAGAAAAGGCAAGGAAAGTTCTTCCAAAAGAAATTCCTTTAAAAAGCGGAGTATTTAATGAATCAAGAGCAGCGCTTTTAGTTGCAGCTATGGCAAATGGAAAATTTGATCTTTTAAAGACTGCATGTGATGATTCTTTTCATCAGAAATTTAGAGCATCGCTTATTAAAGGATTTGATGAAGTATATAATAAGGCATATGACTTAAATGCTTATGCATGTTATTTAAGCGGAGCAGGTCCTACAATAATGGCTATAATTAGTGAAGATAATAAAGATTTTACTAAAAATATGATTGAATTTTTAAATAAAATGAATTTTAAGTGGACAGTAAAAGAGTTAATGATTGACTTAAATGGTGCACAGGTAGAAGGAGATTTTTAA